In the Agrococcus sp. Marseille-Q4369 genome, one interval contains:
- a CDS encoding FAD-dependent oxidoreductase: MTGTDDGVASTRSPEVAVIGGGIVGLSTAYALREQGVSVRLYEAGLPGTGQSAGEARIFRHAHDDPRLVALARESRGVWDEWAEHFDVELVSSDGVLAIGDSALARLRVLDQVGGVEAHEIDAAEVAQRMPLLAGYSGPAVLDESGGAIRTRAAITALTGALADAVTTGEVISIDPRADGTVEVRSVTDRAVYSKVVVCAGRETARLARSVGLSLPVRLAAHVRLTFDVKAAAPARVACLQDSSGVFGEVGVYATPLPGNSNYSVGLSDTVGVRDDGTFIDPAAIRSLDERAREYVTRALPGLHPEPRDFLHCWVTDLPWSEDGVAVWEAGSVFFVAGHNLFKQAPALGRALARAATGGGLRAELTPEARLGEAQG; the protein is encoded by the coding sequence ATGACAGGAACTGACGACGGCGTTGCCTCGACGCGTTCACCCGAGGTAGCAGTGATCGGGGGCGGGATCGTCGGTCTGTCGACGGCGTACGCGCTGCGGGAGCAGGGCGTGTCGGTGCGCTTGTACGAGGCTGGTCTGCCCGGGACGGGTCAGTCCGCAGGCGAGGCGCGGATCTTCCGTCACGCCCACGACGACCCGCGACTCGTCGCTCTCGCACGCGAAAGCCGCGGCGTATGGGATGAGTGGGCCGAACACTTCGACGTCGAGCTGGTCTCATCAGACGGTGTCCTGGCGATCGGAGACAGCGCCCTGGCGCGGCTGCGGGTGCTCGACCAGGTCGGCGGCGTGGAAGCGCACGAGATCGATGCGGCCGAGGTCGCCCAGCGGATGCCGCTGCTCGCTGGGTACTCGGGGCCAGCGGTGCTCGACGAGTCGGGCGGCGCGATCCGCACCCGCGCCGCGATCACGGCACTCACGGGTGCCCTCGCAGATGCGGTCACCACCGGTGAGGTCATCTCCATCGATCCCCGCGCCGACGGGACGGTCGAGGTGCGCAGCGTCACCGACCGGGCTGTCTACTCGAAGGTGGTCGTGTGCGCGGGCCGCGAAACCGCCCGCCTGGCACGCAGCGTCGGCCTGTCGCTGCCGGTTCGCCTTGCCGCACACGTCAGGCTGACCTTCGACGTGAAAGCCGCCGCCCCGGCACGAGTCGCGTGCCTGCAGGACAGCAGCGGCGTCTTCGGCGAAGTCGGCGTCTACGCGACGCCGCTACCGGGCAACAGCAACTATTCAGTCGGACTCAGCGACACCGTCGGCGTCCGCGACGACGGAACTTTCATCGACCCGGCGGCGATTCGATCGCTGGACGAACGCGCACGCGAATACGTGACACGGGCGCTGCCCGGTCTCCACCCAGAGCCGCGCGACTTCCTTCACTGCTGGGTGACCGACCTCCCGTGGAGTGAGGACGGCGTGGCCGTGTGGGAGGCAGGCTCTGTCTTCTTCGTGGCCGGTCACAATCTGTTCAAGCAGGCACCTGCGCTGGGTCGCGCTCTTGCCCGGGCTGCGACCGGCGGCGGTCTCCGCGCCGAGCTCACGCCCGAAGCGCGCCTCGGCGAGGCCCAGGGCTAG